A genome region from Bufo gargarizans isolate SCDJY-AF-19 chromosome 2, ASM1485885v1, whole genome shotgun sequence includes the following:
- the LOC122929367 gene encoding olfactory receptor 10A7-like, producing the protein MQTNNMSAVTEFTLLGFQASQNIRMIMYFLLLVVYCVTISMNLLIITLVSSNRNLHNPMYFFISQLFINDILLTTDISPNTLHILLNNGATITFIGCIAQLYFFSASEASECLILTVMSYDRYVAICNPLRYTSLMTSTYCVKLAIASWLVGFFIMLITIITTSVQNFCGPNFIDHFFCDLVPLLEISCSDTYSVQMEVSLLSIPLVFIPIIIIIFSYTRIIITTLRIRSSTGRQKAFSTCSSHLIVVSIFYWTMFSVYVFPKKGETLSINKSLSLLYTVFTPLINPIIYSLKNNDIKRALHVQVNSRVHCLLPGHHSAIVLRHSKAQVPQDF; encoded by the coding sequence ATGCAGACAAACAATATGTCGGCTGTCACAGAGTTCACCCTCTTAGGCTTTCAAGCCAGTCAGAATATAAGAATGATAATGTACTTTCTGCTTCTTGTGGTTTACTGTGTTACAATTTCTATGAATCTCCTGATCATCACCCTGGTGTCCTCCAACAGGAACCTCCACAATCCAATGTACTTCTTCATCTCACAACTCTTTATTAATGACATCCTATTGACCACAGATATTTCCCCCAATACACTTCACATCCTACTGAATAATGGGGCGACCATCACTTTTATTGGCTGTATCGCTCAGCTTTATTTTTTCAGCGCTTCAGAAGCATCTGAATGTCTCATCCTCACAGTGATgtcttatgacagatatgtggccATCTGTAACCCCCTCCGTTATACTTCTTTAATGACAAGTACTTATTGTGTGAAATTAGCCATTGCCTCCTGGTTGGTTGGATTTTTCATTATGTTGATCACCATCATAACAACATCGGTGCAAAACTTTTGTGGACCAAATTTCATTGACCATTTCTTCTGTGATCTTGTTCCCCTCTTAGAAATTTCCTGTTCTGATACCTACAGCGTTCAGATGGAAGTTTCTTTACTAAGCATTCCATTAGTTTTCATTcccataataataattatattttcatatactaGAATTATCATCACCACCTTAAGGATCCGATCTAGTACTGGTAGacagaaagccttctccacctgtaGCTCCCACCTCATTGTGGTCTCCATCTTCTACTGGACTATGTTCAGTGTTTATGTTTTCCCTAAAAAAGGGGAAACTTTAAGTATCAATAAGAGCCTGTCTCTTCTGTACACTGTATTTACCCCATTAATCAATCCTATAATTTACAGTTTAAAGAATAATGATATTAAAAGGGCTTTACATGTACAAGTTAATAGTAGGGTGCACTGTCTTCTTCCTGGTCACCACTCTGCTATAGTATTGAGACACTCCAAAGCGCAAGTGCCACAGGATTTCTAA